The nucleotide window CTTCTGCGACGCGTACACCCCCGACCGTCAACCCGCCGTCCGTGCCCTCGACGCGGCCGGACGCATCGTCTTCGCCGGCGGCGCCAACGGTTCGGGGTACCGCCTCGGGCCGGCGATCGCCGCCGAGGCCGTGGACCTGCTCGACGCGAAAGGCCTGTGATGATTCTCAGCACCTACGACGTTTCCGAACTCTCCGATGCCTTCGGCATCGACATGAGCAGCATCGACGGCCTCGGGGTCGGTGCGGGCTGGGGCCGGGTGCGGCCCGGTGTCAGCTCCGATCCGCACCAGCACGACGAGACCGAGACGTTCGTCATCGTCGCCGGCACCGGCGAACTGATCGTCGACGGGCGCCGCCACCGGGTACAGCCCGGCTCGGTCGCCCAGTTCGAGCCGTTCGAGACGCACGTCATCGAGAACGACGGCGAGACGGACCTGATCTTCGCCACGCTGTACTGGCGGGACGCCGAGCGGGCCGGCGAGCGGGCCGGCACCGTCGAGCGGGGCCGGCTGCGTGACCGTCCCGTCTTCGTCTTCTCCACCCCGCCGACCCCCAACGGTGACCTGCACCTCGGTCACCTCTCCGGCCCGTACCTCGGCGCCGACGTGTACGTGCGCTTCCAGCGGCTGGTCGGCAACGAGGCCTGGCACCTGACCGGCAGCGACGACTACCAGAGCTACGTCGTCGAGTGCGCGCGCCGGGAGGGCCGCACGCCAGCCGAGACCGCCGCGCACTACAGCGCCGAGATCGCCCGTACCCTCGAGCTGCTCGACGTGCCGCTGGACCAGTACACGGTGACCGACGCCGACCCCACCTACCGCGAGCAGCTGCAAGCGTTCTTCTCCCGGCTGGCCGACTCGGGCGGCATCGCACCCGGCGAGGCCCCGGCGCTGCTCGACGGCGAGACCGGCCGCTACCTCTACGAGGTGGACGTCTCCGGCGGCTGCCCGCACTGCGGCTCGGGCGCCGGCGGCAACATCTGCGAGGAGTGCGGGGAGCCGAACTTCTGCCACGACCTGGTCGACCCGGTCACCCGGCACTCCGCGGTGCCGCCGGTCGTCGGCACGCAGAGCCGCTACCTGCTCCCGCTGCACGAGCACGCCGGCACGGTCGCCGAGCACCATCACCTCGGCCGGGTTCCGGCCCGGCTGCGCGAGCTCGCCGAGCGGCTGTTCGCCCGCGGCCGCGTCGACGTGCCGGTCAGCCACCCGTCCGCCTGGGGCGTGCCGCCCGCCGAGACCGACGTGACCGACCAGGTCATCTGGGTGTGGCCCGAGATGTCATACGGGTTCCTGCACGGCATCGCCGAGCTCGGCGACCGGCTCGGAACCGGCTGGCAGGCGCACGAGCCGCGGCCGGACTGGAAGATCGTCCACTTCTTCGGCTACGACAACAGCTTCTACCACGCGATCCTCTACCCGGTGCTGTACAAGCTGGCGTATCCAGGATGGACGCCGGACATCGATTATCACGTGAACGAGT belongs to Amorphoplanes digitatis and includes:
- a CDS encoding class I tRNA ligase family protein, which translates into the protein MILSTYDVSELSDAFGIDMSSIDGLGVGAGWGRVRPGVSSDPHQHDETETFVIVAGTGELIVDGRRHRVQPGSVAQFEPFETHVIENDGETDLIFATLYWRDAERAGERAGTVERGRLRDRPVFVFSTPPTPNGDLHLGHLSGPYLGADVYVRFQRLVGNEAWHLTGSDDYQSYVVECARREGRTPAETAAHYSAEIARTLELLDVPLDQYTVTDADPTYREQLQAFFSRLADSGGIAPGEAPALLDGETGRYLYEVDVSGGCPHCGSGAGGNICEECGEPNFCHDLVDPVTRHSAVPPVVGTQSRYLLPLHEHAGTVAEHHHLGRVPARLRELAERLFARGRVDVPVSHPSAWGVPPAETDVTDQVIWVWPEMSYGFLHGIAELGDRLGTGWQAHEPRPDWKIVHFFGYDNSFYHAILYPVLYKLAYPGWTPDIDYHVNEFLLLDGAKFSTSRRHAIWGKEILGPDTVDAVRYYLSRIRSEGRRTNFELSAYEAAVRDTLIGGWQHWLNDLGRRITETYGGVAPDAGNWTPEHTAFLARLAARLTAVTGALGPDGFSLNQASAELDGIVSDVRRFVAQEARVAQSAGWRDEARTAIALELAAAKLLAACATPVMPRFAASLAEALGGKSIEAWPTTVALVEPGSTISLADRVFFLAPATTEPAQLGWLSETVTALLNPGKEVAGHTLTELGATSLHAVTLQYQILEHCGVEISIDELLGAATVTELAALMDRQAVPA